One genomic segment of Phyllopteryx taeniolatus isolate TA_2022b chromosome 12, UOR_Ptae_1.2, whole genome shotgun sequence includes these proteins:
- the nxph2a gene encoding neurexophilin-2, producing the protein MGALQIFIFSLLLHQAACSKVRGGATELVEWGDGTHKQTSPTGASPRILNPLRLFARASPGFKSNVREMSYIQNMEDFWDWLSNQTDVQDPQARTKRRPIVKTGKFKKMFGWGDFHSNIKTVKLNLLITGKIVDHGNGTFSVYFRHNSTGLGNVSVSLVPPSKVVEFEVAQQSTLETKDTKSFNCRIEYEKTDRNKKTALCSFDPSKVCYQEQTQSHVSWLCSKPFKVICIYIAFYSVDYKLVQKVCPDYNYHSDTPYSSTG; encoded by the coding sequence GCCGCATGCAGCAAAGTACGCGGGGGAGCCACAGAGCTCGTGGAGTGGGGGGACGGCACGCACAAACAGACGTCTCCCACGGGCGCCAGTCCTCGGATCCTCAACCCCTTGCGTTTGTTCGCCAGGGCCTCCCCAGGGTTCAAGAGCAACGTGAGGGAAATGTCCTATATACAGAACATGGAGGACTTCTGGGACTGGTTATCTAACCAGACAGATGTTCAGGATCCGCAGGCCAGAACTAAACGCAGGCCCATCGTCAAGACCGGAAAGTTCAAAAAGATGTTCGGGTGGGGCGACTTCCATTCCAACATCAAGACGGTCAAACTCAACCTGCTGATTACAGGCAAGATCGTGGACCACGGCAACGGCACATTTAGCGTTTACTTCCGCCACAACTCCACGGGCCTGGGCAACGTGTCGGTGAGTCTGGTGCCGCCCTCCAAGGTGGTGGAGTTCGAGGTGGCCCAGCAGTCTACGCTGGAGACCAAAGACACCAAGTCCTTCAACTGCCGCATCGAGTACGAGAAGACGGACCGTAACAAGAAGACGGCGCTGTGCAGTTTCGACCCGTCCAAGGTTTGCTATCAGGAGCAGACGCAGAGTCACGTGTCCTGGCTCTGCTCCAAGCCCTTCAAGGTCATATGCATTTACATCGCCTTCTACAGCGTGGACTATAAACTGGTGCAGAAGGTCTGCCCTGACTACAACTACCACAGTGACACGCCGTATTCCTCCACGGGATGA